One Anaerolineae bacterium DNA segment encodes these proteins:
- the uvrA gene encoding excinuclease ABC subunit UvrA, translating into MYQDRIVIRGARHHNLKNIDLELPRNRLIVFTGVSGSGKSSLAFDTLYAEGQRRYVQSLSAYARQFLGMMDKPEVDFIGGLSPAIAIEQKAVSKNPRSTVATVTEIYDYLRVLFARIGIPHCYRCGREVNAQTVQQMVDSAVELGQGKRMQVLAPVARNRKGTFADTFHALRAQGYSRVRIDGDLTDLTEGLSLDKNYRHNIEVVVDRLVVEESDEFRLRLSDSIETALGLSDGLIILVFEDRPEVLLSQDYACPHCGISFPRLTPAMFSFNSPLGMCPDCSGLGYKTEFDPRRFVDEDLSIYQGAIRPWGPLKERRGWRYRVVSQLAEAFQADLRAPWRSLPEGFRKTLLYGSKGFRIRYEWQGDRGSGSGEWEYEGLIPSYQRRYAQTKSENMRRYYASFMGRHTCPTCEGKRLRPESAAVTIRDRTISDVTRLTVAGALDWVRGLDLRGEEAEIGGEVLKEVEQRLRFLMNVGLHYLSLDRLAPSLSGGEGQRIRLASQIGSGLVGVLYILDEPSIGLHQRDNRKLLDTLEQLRDLGNTVIVVEHDMETIRSADYIVDLGPGAGLRGGYVVVAGSPADVAAAEDSLTGRYLRGELRVTSPNGRRPVGGDSIVLRGVRHHNLKRVDVAFPLGNFICVTGVSGSGKSSLVSETLYPALNNRLHNARRREGRHSGIEGIEHVDKVINITQDPIGRTPRSNPATYAGAFDYIRKLFAELPESKARGYKPGRFSFNVRGGRCEECEGYGTKRVSMHFLPDVWVTCGACKGSRFNRETLQVRYKGKNIAEVLDMEVQEALEFFANHKPLVRVLETLRDVGMEYVKLGQPATTLSGGEAQRIKLAKELGRVATGRTVYILDEPTTGLHFADIQKLLNVLHRLVDAGNTVIVIEHNLDVIKTADYIIDLGPEGGDDGGRVVAAGTPEEVARQEGSFTGRYLRSVLAEEAETVSVALPTQSEAERVPLG; encoded by the coding sequence ATGTACCAGGATCGCATCGTCATCCGTGGCGCCCGGCATCACAATCTCAAGAACATAGACCTGGAGCTTCCCCGGAACCGCCTCATCGTATTCACCGGCGTCTCCGGCTCGGGCAAGTCCTCCCTCGCCTTCGACACCCTCTACGCCGAGGGCCAGCGCCGCTACGTCCAGTCCCTCTCCGCCTACGCCCGCCAGTTCCTGGGCATGATGGACAAGCCCGAGGTGGACTTCATCGGCGGCCTCTCCCCCGCCATCGCCATCGAGCAGAAGGCGGTGAGCAAGAACCCCCGCTCCACTGTAGCCACCGTCACCGAGATCTACGACTACCTGCGCGTGCTCTTCGCCCGCATCGGCATCCCCCACTGCTACCGCTGCGGCCGGGAGGTCAACGCCCAGACGGTGCAGCAGATGGTGGACTCCGCCGTCGAGCTCGGGCAGGGCAAGCGCATGCAGGTGCTCGCCCCCGTGGCCCGCAACCGCAAGGGTACCTTCGCCGACACCTTCCACGCCCTCCGCGCCCAGGGTTACAGCCGGGTGCGCATAGACGGCGACCTCACCGACCTGACCGAGGGGCTGTCGCTGGACAAGAACTACCGTCACAACATCGAAGTGGTGGTGGACCGGCTGGTAGTGGAGGAGAGCGATGAGTTCCGCCTCCGCCTCTCCGACTCCATCGAGACCGCCCTGGGCCTGTCCGACGGCCTTATCATCCTGGTGTTCGAGGATCGCCCCGAGGTGCTGCTGAGCCAGGACTACGCCTGCCCCCACTGCGGCATCAGCTTCCCCCGGCTCACGCCGGCCATGTTCTCCTTCAACAGCCCCTTGGGGATGTGCCCCGACTGCAGCGGCCTGGGCTACAAGACCGAGTTCGATCCCCGGCGCTTCGTGGACGAGGATCTAAGCATCTACCAGGGCGCCATCCGCCCCTGGGGCCCTCTCAAGGAGCGACGGGGCTGGCGCTACCGGGTGGTCAGCCAGTTGGCTGAGGCATTCCAGGCCGACCTCAGGGCGCCCTGGCGCTCCCTACCTGAGGGCTTCCGGAAGACGTTGCTCTACGGGAGCAAGGGCTTCCGCATCCGCTACGAGTGGCAGGGCGACCGGGGCTCGGGCTCGGGTGAATGGGAGTACGAGGGGCTGATTCCCAGCTATCAGCGCCGCTACGCCCAGACCAAGTCCGAGAACATGCGCCGCTACTACGCCTCCTTCATGGGCCGCCACACCTGCCCCACCTGTGAGGGCAAGCGCCTCCGCCCGGAGAGCGCCGCCGTCACCATCCGCGATCGCACCATCTCCGACGTCACCCGCCTCACCGTCGCGGGAGCGCTGGACTGGGTGAGAGGGCTGGACCTGAGGGGCGAGGAGGCCGAGATCGGGGGCGAGGTGCTCAAGGAGGTGGAGCAGCGCCTCCGGTTCCTGATGAATGTGGGGCTGCACTACCTGTCGCTGGACCGGCTGGCACCCTCGCTCTCCGGCGGAGAGGGTCAGCGCATCCGCCTGGCCAGCCAGATCGGCTCCGGCCTGGTCGGCGTGCTCTACATCCTGGACGAGCCCAGCATCGGGCTCCATCAGCGCGACAACCGCAAACTCCTCGACACGCTGGAGCAGCTGCGCGACCTGGGCAACACCGTAATCGTAGTCGAGCACGACATGGAGACCATCCGCTCCGCCGACTATATCGTGGACCTGGGCCCTGGGGCGGGCCTGCGGGGTGGGTACGTGGTGGTCGCGGGCTCGCCCGCCGACGTCGCGGCCGCTGAGGACTCGCTGACCGGTCGCTACCTCCGAGGCGAGCTCCGCGTCACTTCGCCCAACGGGAGGCGTCCCGTCGGAGGGGACAGCATCGTGCTCCGAGGCGTGCGCCATCACAACCTGAAGCGGGTGGACGTAGCCTTCCCTCTGGGCAACTTCATCTGCGTCACCGGCGTCTCCGGCTCCGGGAAGTCATCGCTGGTGAGCGAGACCCTTTACCCCGCCCTGAACAACCGGCTGCACAACGCCCGGCGGCGGGAGGGCAGGCACTCGGGCATCGAGGGGATCGAGCACGTGGACAAGGTGATCAACATCACCCAGGACCCCATCGGCCGCACCCCCCGGTCCAACCCGGCCACCTACGCCGGGGCGTTCGACTACATCCGCAAGCTCTTCGCCGAGCTCCCGGAGTCCAAGGCTCGCGGCTACAAGCCGGGGCGCTTCTCCTTCAACGTCCGGGGCGGCCGCTGCGAGGAGTGCGAGGGCTACGGCACCAAGCGCGTCTCCATGCACTTCCTGCCCGACGTCTGGGTCACCTGCGGCGCCTGCAAGGGCTCCCGCTTCAACCGAGAGACTCTCCAGGTCCGGTACAAGGGCAAGAACATCGCCGAGGTGCTGGACATGGAAGTGCAGGAGGCACTGGAGTTCTTCGCCAACCACAAGCCCCTGGTGCGCGTGCTGGAGACGCTGCGGGACGTGGGGATGGAGTACGTCAAGCTGGGACAGCCTGCCACCACCCTCTCCGGCGGCGAGGCCCAGCGGATCAAGCTGGCCAAGGAGCTGGGCCGGGTGGCCACGGGCCGCACGGTCTACATCCTCGACGAGCCCACTACCGGCCTGCACTTCGCCGACATCCAGAAGCTGCTCAACGTGCTGCACCGTCTGGTGGACGCGGGCAACACCGTGATCGTGATCGAGCACAACCTGGACGTGATCAAGACGGCTGACTACATCATTGACCTGGGGCCGGAAGGCGGGGACGACGGGGGCCGCGTCGTGGCGGCGGGGACACCGGAGGAGGTGGCGCGTCAGGAAGGATCCTTCACCGGCCGCTACCTGCGTTCCGTCCTGGCTGAGGAAGCGGAGACCGTGTCAGTGGCGCTACCGACCCAGAGCGAGGCGGAACGCGTTCCGCTCGGGTAG